Proteins encoded in a region of the Zea mays cultivar B73 chromosome 2, Zm-B73-REFERENCE-NAM-5.0, whole genome shotgun sequence genome:
- the LOC100284228 gene encoding Putative UDP-rhamnose:rhamnosyltransferase 1 (The RefSeq protein has 1 substitution compared to this genomic sequence), which produces MDAATGNCSSSPLRIVICPWLAFGHMLPCLELAERLASRGHRVSFVSTPRNLARLPPRRHDVHLVPLPLPRVEGLPDGVESTNDVPPDKRDLHWKAFDGLAVPFAEFLAAACADEATRPDWVLADTFSHWAAAVALEHKVPSAMLLPSAAMIASCWHRPPSHAEQPRSAVFEEPAERPAGVLPYEWDKRAHFFGPQRASGMSTAQRCFLTLQRCRLLAMRSCPEWEPENFTVAAALLGKPLVPLGLLPPSPNGGRRREEDGGSTARCWLDAQPPSSVVYVALGSEVPLTVALVHELALGLELAGARFLWALRKPSGVADDADVLPPGFRERTCGRGLVAMGWVPQMSILAHGAVGGFLTHCGRNSLVEGLLFGHPLVMLPVVGDQGPNARAMERTKVGLQVARNGKDGSFDRHXVAAAVREVMLVEEARKVFVANALEMQRVVADKERHERYIDEFIRQLRSYSTPPAAS; this is translated from the exons AtggacgccgccaccggcaactGTTCCTCCTCTCCGCTGCGCATCGTGATCTGCCCGTGGCTCGCGTTCGGCCACATGCTCCCGTGCCTGGAGCTCGCGGAGCGTCTGGCTTCGCGGGGCCACCGCGTGTCCTTCGTCTCCACGCCGCGCAACCTGGCGCGCCTCCCGCCGCGGCGCCACGACGTGCACCTCGTGCCCCTGCCCCTCCCACGCGTGGAGGGCCTCCCCGACGGCGTCGAGTCCACCAACGACGTGCCCCCCGACAAGAGAGACCTCCACTGGAAGGCCTTCGACGGCCTCGCCGTCCCCTTCGCTGAGTTCCTGGCCGCCGCGTGCGCCGACGAGGCTACCAGGCCGGACTGGGTCCTCGCCGACACATTCTCCCATTGGGCGGCCGCCGTCGCCCTCGAGCACAAG GTGCCAAGCGCGATGCTTCTCCCGAGCGCCGCCATGATCGCCTCGTGCTGGCACCGGCCGCCGTCGCACGCCGAGCAGCCGAGAAGCGCAGTGTTTGAGGAGCCGGCGGAACGGCCGGCGGGTGTGCTCCCTTACGAGTGGGATAAAAGAGCGCACTTCTTTGGGCCCCAAAGAGCGTCGGGCATGTCCACCGCGCAGCGCTGCTTCCTGACACTGCAGAGGTGCAGGCTGCTGGCCATGCGGAGCTGCCCCGAGTGGGAGCCGGAGAATTTCACGGTGGCGGCGGCACTCCTCGGCAAGCCGCTCGTGCCGCTCGGCCTCCTACCGCCGTCGCCCAACGGTGGACGACGACGAGAGGAGGACGGCGGCAGTACGGCGCGCTGCTGGCTGGACGCGCAGCCGCCGAGCTCGGTCGTGTACGTGGCGTTGGGCAGCGAAGTCCCGCTGACGGTGGCGCTGGTGCACGAGCTCGCCCTTGGGCTGGAGCTCGCCGGCGCACGCTTCCTTTGGGCTCTCCGGAAGCCCAGCGGCGTCGCGGACGACGCCGACGTGCTCCCGCCGGGATTCCGGGAGCGCACCTGCGGCCGCGGGCTCGTCGCCATGGGCTGGGTCCCTCAGATGAGCATACTGGCGCACGGCGCCGTGGGCGGGTTCCTGACGCACTGCGGCCGGAACTCGCTCGTCGAAGGGCTCCTGTTCGGCCACCCTCTCGTCATGCTGCCCGTCGTCGGGGACCAGGGCCCCAACGCGCGCGCCATGGAGCGGACCAAGGTTGGGCTGCAGGTGGCGAGGAACGGCAAGGACGGGTCGTTCGACCGCCACggcgtcgccgccgccgtccgggaAGTCATGCTGGTGGAAGAAGCCAGGAAGGTCTTCGTGGCGAATGCCCTGGAAATGCAGCGTGTTGTGGCCGACAAGGAACGCCATGAGAGATACATCGACGAGTTCATACGCCAGCTGAGATCTTACTCCACTCCGCCGGCAGCGAGTTAA
- the LOC100217238 gene encoding Anthocyanidin 3-O-glucosyltransferase-like: MGSPLPHVAVVAFPFTSHAPKVLMVARALATAAPSATFSFISTTDSLARLPTGAGAAPSNLRFVEAPSGGGDGPGIPSWRRMELFLDAAEDGGLRQALETARAAAGGAAVTCVVGDAFMSMAADAGVPWVAVWTGGPCALLAHVIGDTIRKDIGDHAASRADEPLASYPGLGMYRVRDLPFGDAGAGGDMYRVMTTLLGRVAERVPRAATAVALNAFPGLFPEDVSAALADALPNCLPMGPYHLLPGAAAAAAALADDGDRHGCLAWLARRDAGTVAYVSFGTVAALPPDELRELASGLEDSGAPFLWSLREDAWALLPPEFLERAKAAADSRLIVPWAPQAAVLRHPAVGAFVTHSGWGSVVEGMAGGVPMACRPFFGDQLMNARAVARLWCFGTAFDEDKPMTRGGVAAAVASLLTGEEGARMRATARDLQARVVKAFGPDGGSVNNFHKFVDTCLTVGRDMHLNARGNHPM; this comes from the exons ATGGGGTCGCCGTTGCCGCACGTCGCCGTGGTGGCTTTTCCCTTCACCTCCCACGCCCCGAAGGTCCTGATGGTGGCGCGCGCTCTCGCCACCGCGGCGCCTTCCGCCACCTTCTCCTTCATTTCCACCACCGACTCCCTGGCGCGGCTCCCCACCGGCGCCGGCGCTGCCCCGTCGAACCTGCGCTTCGTGGAGGCGCCGTCAGGGGGAGGGGATGGCCCGGGGATCCCATCGTGGCGCCGGATGGAACTCTTCCTCGACGCCGCAGAGGATGGTGGGCTTCGGCAGGCGCTTGAAACAGCCCGCGCCGCGGCTGGCGGCGCCGCCGTGACCTGCGTCGTCGGGGACGCCTTCATGTCCATGGCCGCGGACGCCGGGGTGCCCTGGGTCGCGGTCTGGACGGGAGGCCCGTGCGCGCTCCTGGCGCACGTCATCGGCGACACCATCCGCAAGGACATCGGCGACCACG CGGCGAGCCGGGCCGATGAGCCTCTGGCCTCGTACCCTGGCCTCGGGATGTACCGcgtccgcgacctccccttcgggGACGCCGGCGCCGGCGGCGACATGTATCGCGTCATGACGACCCTCCTCGGCCGCGTGGCGGAGCGCGTACCCCGCGCCGCCACCGCCGTCGCGCTCAACGCCTTCCCGGGCCTCTTCCCGGAGGACGTGTCGGCGGCCCTCGCCGACGCGCTCCCCAACTGCCTTCCCATGGGGCCCTACCAcctcctccccggcgccgccgccgccgccgccgcgctagCAGACGACGGCGACCGCCACGGCTGTCTTGCCTGGCTCGCCCGGCGCGACGCGGGCACCGTCGCGTACGTCAGCTTCGGCACGGTCGCCGCGCTGCCaccggacgagctccgcgagctgGCCTCCGGGCTCGAGGACAGCGGCGCGCCGTTCCTGTGGTCGCTGCGGGAGGACGCGTGGGCGCTGCTGCCTCCGGAGTTCCTGGAGCGAGCCAAGGCCGCAGCCGACTCCAGGCTCATCGTGCCGTGGGCGCCGCAGGCCGCCGTGCTGCGGCACCCGGCCGTGGGCGCGTTCGTCACGCACTCCGGCTGGGGGTCCGTCGTCGAGGGCATGGCCGGCGGCGTGCCCATGGCCTGCCGCCCATTCTTCGGCGACCAGCTGATGAATGCGCGTGCGGTGGCGCGCCTGTGGTGCTTCGGCACGGCGTTCGACGAGGACAAGCCGATGACGAGGGGTGgcgtggcggcggcggtggcgtcaCTGCTGACAGGGGAGGAAGGGGCACGGATGAGGGCTACAGCGCGGGACCTGCAAGCCAGGGTGGTCAAGGCCTTCGGGCCTGACGGTGGATCCGTCAACAACTTCCACAAATTTGTCGACACTTGCCTGACTGTAGGGAGAGACATGCACTTGAACGCCCGTGGTAATCATCCAATGTGA